The Chloroflexi bacterium ADurb.Bin180 sequence GCGGTAGCAGTGGCGGTGGCCGTAGACGTGGGCGTTGCGGAGGGAGTGGCGGTTTGCGTGGCCGTCGCCGTGGCAGTCGCCGTGTGAGTGGGCGTAGGAGTATCGGTCCGCGTGGGAGTAAGGGTCGGCGTCTGGGTCGCAGTTCTCGTCGGCGTCGCGGTTGGAGGAGTTATGACCTGAGCGAGAACGTACAGCCCGGCTCGCCCCGCGGCCACGAACAGATAGTCACCGCGAAAGACGAGATCGGTCGCCGGAAAAGGCAAGCCAACAAAGCCTGCCTCATACAGGTTGGTCGTGCTGCTCACGTTGAGCGAGTGCACTCCCCCTGCCGCTGCCAGATAGGCATAGGCACCACGCAGAGTGACCTGGCGGGTGGTGCCGACCCGCGAGAACGCTGCCACCTGTCGCGGTCCGCTGGGGGAGCTCACGTCAAAGACGCGCAGCCCCGCTGAGCCGTCGGCCACATAGGCCAGCGTTCCTGAGACGGCTACCTGATAGGGATAAACCGGGGCGGTTGAGCTGCCGAGCTTGACCGGTTGTCGCGGATTGGCGACTTGCACAATATGCAGCCCTCCTGGCCAGCCTGCGGCCACGTAGGCCAGGTCGCCCGCCAGCGTCACTCCCTGCGCCTGGCCATTCAGGGCGGTCACGGTGATTGCTTTGGCTGCGGTCGGAGTTTGCACGTCGACCAGAAACAACCCTTCGGTACCAGAGGCAACTACGGCGAGGCCGCCGCGGACATCCACTGCGTTGGCAAATCCCGGCGTGTCCACCGACTTGACCACGTGCGGTAAGACTGGATTGCTCACATCGACAATGCGCAGCGAACGCGTAATCTGGTCTGTCGCATAGGCATAGTTGCCGCTGATGCGCACATCCGTTATGTCATCCCAATCGGCTGCTTTGTACGTTGTCCGTAGCGTTGGCCATTCCGGATTGGAAATGTCGAGGACCCGCAATCCATTGCGCCGATCCGCCAGATAGGCAAAAGATCCCGAGATATCCAGGTTCTCGAACAGGCTTACCACCGAGTAGACGCCGAGCGCGACAGGAGACTGCGGCGTTCGCACGTCGACAACACGCAGACCGCGGTCGGCATCAACGAGGTAGGCATAGCCGTCGAGCAGCGAGAGGTCCGTCAAGAACATCGAGTCGGTCCTGAGTTGCTTGACACGCTCTGGGGCTGCAGGCGAATCGACGCGAATGATCCACAGGCCACCCCCCTCTGCCGCCACGTAGGCATAGGGCGCCTTCACCGCCACCTGGCGGGCGACCTGGTAGACGGGCATCTCTCCGTCATAGACGTCCTCAATCGGCAGGAACCCGAGCTCTACCGGCTGCGTCTTGTTGGCCACATCCACGATGATCAGGCCGCCACCTACAAAGTCGCCGAGGGTCGAGCTCCATTGTGGCTCTGCCACCAGGTAGGCCAGCGATCCATCAGCGTCGACACCAGTCACCTTTCCGGTTGTGGCAAAGCGACCGACCTGAACCGGGTTGGCCGGGTTGGTGACATCAACGATGAGCAGCCCGGACCTTTCGGCGGCCAGGTAGGCATAGTTCCCCAGCAAGTCGACGTCCGCCAGACTGGTCGCCGTCGAGGGCGAGAAACTGCCCATCTCCACCGGGTGTCTGGGATCAGCGACGCTGACAACGGCTAGTCGGGCGCTGTCACCCAGGTCACCCTGTTGCACCACCACATACGCCCAGCTTCCGGCAGTAGCCACAGCGATAGCTCGTCCGCCCAACTGCAGGCTGCCCACGCCAACTAGAGCCGCAGGGTTAGCGACATCAATGACCTGGAAGCCAGCCCTGCCTGCCGCCGCAAAGGCGTAACTGGAGCTCGCGGAGATGGACACCGCCAGCACGAGGTCGCTGAACCAGGGCGACTCGCCTTTGAACACCGGGTTGCCGCGATTGGTGACATCCAGCACCGCCAGCCGCGGTCCGATTCCGACGTAGGCGTAGGGCGCCTTGAGCGCAACGCACGAGACCGCGCCTCCGAGCTGCCCGACCACGCGCATGTCGACCTCGCCTGGCTGTCCCAGAGCTGATGGACCAGGAAGCGGCAACGTCAGGATCAGCAGTGTCAACAGAAGAATATGGAGCACTGCCCGCGTGGCGTTGGCGTGGGGGAATTGCGACGATGGTCTCAAGCATCTGCTCCTGTGTTCTGGAATGGGTGGATGACTACAAGACGTTCCTGGCGTAGATCACATACTCGCAGCGGGAGCGCGGCAATACAGACCCGTCTCGCCAAAGCGCGGGGCAAGTATAGTATCGACTGGGGTTGCTGTCAAGGCGCCGTATCGCCGAGCATCACACCGAAATGCGCTCTGGCGAGAACGGCACGCTAAGCACCGGCAAAGAGCACCGCCCGCCGCCCACCATCCAGGACAAGTCAGACCGGCCGGCTTCCGGCAGACAGGCCTGAGGAAGCTGTCCCGACCGGATGAAGTGGCAGACAAGCTGAACGATAGAGCAGTGGCTATCGGGCGCTTGAAGAAGGGCAGAGATGACCCGGAACACATCAGGCTGAAAGAGATAAACTTCCTCTGCCAGGGCATTCCACCGCTCTAGCTCCAGACCCGCCCGCTCGACGCGTCCGTGAGCATCCAGCCAGAGGCGGGCGTGGGACCCGAGTGCCCCATGACGGCTCCTAAACCTGTGCGCCAGCAGAGCGCAGGGAGCCCAGGCCAGGCGACTCAAGTCCTGAAGCCTCCCCGGATTAAGGTGGCCTGCCTCCAGGGCCAGCACAAAAGGCTCCCCGCCGACAAAGATCCTGGCCGCAAGCACCGACGCCGCGCGCCCCCTCGCGCCACTGTCGTTCCTCATGGTGTAGACTCCAACTCCGTAACGCGAACTGTCCTCCAGGTAGCGCTGCAGCAGACCCTGATTGTCGTGCAGCACCACCCCGACCTCACCAAAGCCGGCCTGGGCAAAAGACTCTATGGCCAGGTCGATGAGAGGTCTGATAGTCGGTGGCCGGTGACGAGCGGCGGACCGCGTCCCGTTTGAATCCGGAGTGCGAGCAAGACCAGTCGCCAGTAGAACCGCCTTCATTCGTGCCCCCTTCTTGTGGAGGCCACTGGCGAGGTGGGGCGGGAAAACAGAATGCCGGGCTCGGGGCCCGGCTGGTCAAACGCCAATGCGGCGGCAAAGCGCACACTGAGCACCACGACGCAAGGCGTCCAATCGGTGCTCATCGCTCTATCTTCCGCTAGGCTACGAGGTTAGCTGACGGGTTGAGAGGGAAGACTCTCCTACTCGTACCCACGAGATACACCCCAGTTGCTTGGTTCCCCCGTTCCCCTGATGGGGACTCGCCAGAGCCGTAAGACTCTACCTATTCACTTGCCACACAGTATAGCCACAATCGCCCGGCTGTCAACAGGATTGACACAGCCTGTGTAGGCACCAATGAGGGTCAGTCGGCGGGCCTCTCCTGAAGCGTCACCGGCAGCTTGAGCTGCCTACCAGCCCTCAACAAGGTGACCGTGATCACATCGCCCACTACGGTCTTGGTATCCAGAAACAGCGTCAGGTCCTGACCTGAGGTGATCGGCGTGTCGTTGAGTGCGGTGATGATGTCTCCCCCAAGGGGTACGTCCGTCCTGCCGATCCGAACCACCCGGCTTCCGCCCACAATGCCGCCAAGGTCAGCAGGCCCGCCGCGAACGACGGACATGACAATGATCCCCTTCTCGACCGGAATAGCCATCCCCGCTTGTTCGAGCACTTGTCTCACGTCCTTGGTGATGGGGAGAATGTTCACGCCAAGGTAAGGGTGGGGATAGCGGCCTTTCGATATCAGAGCTGGCACCACCCGGCGCACCGTGTTCGCCGAAATGGCAAAGCCAATGCCCGCGCTGGCCCCGCTGGGGCTAATGATCTGAGAGTTGACACCAATCACCTGCGACAGCAGGTCCAGCATGGGACCGC is a genomic window containing:
- a CDS encoding LVIVD repeat protein, with the translated sequence MRPSSQFPHANATRAVLHILLLTLLILTLPLPGPSALGQPGEVDMRVVGQLGGAVSCVALKAPYAYVGIGPRLAVLDVTNRGNPVFKGESPWFSDLVLAVSISASSSYAFAAAGRAGFQVIDVANPAALVGVGSLQLGGRAIAVATAGSWAYVVVQQGDLGDSARLAVVSVADPRHPVEMGSFSPSTATSLADVDLLGNYAYLAAERSGLLIVDVTNPANPVQVGRFATTGKVTGVDADGSLAYLVAEPQWSSTLGDFVGGGLIIVDVANKTQPVELGFLPIEDVYDGEMPVYQVARQVAVKAPYAYVAAEGGGLWIIRVDSPAAPERVKQLRTDSMFLTDLSLLDGYAYLVDADRGLRVVDVRTPQSPVALGVYSVVSLFENLDISGSFAYLADRRNGLRVLDISNPEWPTLRTTYKAADWDDITDVRISGNYAYATDQITRSLRIVDVSNPVLPHVVKSVDTPGFANAVDVRGGLAVVASGTEGLFLVDVQTPTAAKAITVTALNGQAQGVTLAGDLAYVAAGWPGGLHIVQVANPRQPVKLGSSTAPVYPYQVAVSGTLAYVADGSAGLRVFDVSSPSGPRQVAAFSRVGTTRQVTLRGAYAYLAAAGGVHSLNVSSTTNLYEAGFVGLPFPATDLVFRGDYLFVAAGRAGLYVLAQVITPPTATPTRTATQTPTLTPTRTDTPTPTHTATATATATQTATPSATPTSTATATATATATDLPTSTATATASPTPTATATPRSRLLFLPLTLRRPAP